The genome window CGACCCGAAAACAAGGAAGATAAGCAAATCAGATTTTCGTGACAGGGTTGTGCATCATGCTTTATGCAACATTATTGAGCCAATATTTGAAAAAACATTTATCCATGACTCTTATGCAAACAGGAAAGGCAAGGGAACTTTGAAAGCATTGCAAAGATTTGACTATTTCAAAAGAAAAGTGAGCAGGAACAACACCCTCAAACGCTATATTTTAAAAGCTGACATAAAGAAATATTTTGAAAATATCGACCATAAAATTCTAATGGGGGCAATAAAGAAAAGAATAAAAGACCAAAGGATTTTGTGGCTTATAAAACAGATTCTCGCAAATCATATATTGCCGAAAGAAGGGAAAAAAGGCATGCCTCTTGGAAATTTGACCTCGCAGTTCTTTGCGAATGTCTACCTCAACGAGCTTGACTATTTTGTCAAGCATAAACTTAAGGTAAACTATTATATCCGCTATGTTGATGATTTTGTCATCTTGGGCAATAACAAATGGAACCTAGAAGCATGCAAGTCAGAGATAAATAATTTCCTCAAAGCCAGCCTAAAAATAGAACTGCATCCTGATAAGTCAAAAATCTCTTTAGTCATGCAAGGCACAACATTTTTGGGATTCAAGATATTTTATTACCATAAGCTGCTGAAAAAAAGCAATATAAGGAAGTTTCGCATAAACCTGTCGCAGCTCTGTGCAAAATATTACAGCAAATTGGTTAGCTACGATGCCATTTATGATTTTATTGAGGGCTGGCTGTCTTATAGCAGGTGGGCAAGCACATTCATCATGCGAAAAAATATTTTATCAATCTTCAGGGGACAATTTACAAATGAAATATCAACAAAAGAATATAACATCCAAATAAGAAAATATTGTCCCGCTTAGATTTTTTACATATCTTTATGACAATCCTATTTCGCAACAAGCTTTATTTTCTCCCCGAAGTTCACAGCATCAACAAGAATCCTTCCAATCTTGTTGTTCTTGTGCACCTTGATTATGCCTGTCTTGCCGACTTTTGCCGTCAGCAGATAATCACCAGCGACAAATACATCAACATCCTTGTTAATAGCTTCATGGCCGAGCTGGAAAACAACGCCTTTCTTCATAATTTTAACCTCGTATTCCAGGCCTTCATGCGCTTCCTGGGAATCACTTCCCCTTGGCTTGTCCATGATGTCCCTAATCTCAATTGACAGCCCCAATTTTTCCTCAATGCCGTTGATATTCTGTCCCTGTTTGCCTATAATCCTTGCGATATCATTCTCTGCAACATAAACGGCGCACTTGTTGTCTGAAAGCATCTCCACCTTGGGGTTTGCCGTGTAATTCCTGAATTCCTGCTCAATTGATTTGGCCGCGAGCTTATGCGCTGGCTTGGCCTGCTGCTCGCCCCTGACAGGCACTACAACAGTCTCCTCGCCGTAGCTGTACAATTCATATTCAAGCTTCTGAGTCTCAAAGTCATTAACAACAACTACCGGCCTGGCAAGGTCAGCCTCTGTCATGCCTGATGGAACTTTGACTGTCATGTTCAGCGAAAGCACCTTGAACACAGCCCCGTTTTTTATGAAAATCACCGTGTCTATAACCTGCGGTATCACGCCCAGCTCAATCCTCCCGACAAACCTCTGGATGGCATCAATCGGATTTGTTGCATGGACAACCCCTGCCAATCCTATTCCGGCCAGCCTTAAGTCGGCAAACAGCTTGAAGTCATCTGTATTCCTCATCTCATCAAATATGGTATAATCGGGCCTGGACAGAAGCAAAATGTCATGAATCTCCTGGGCGTCACCATGGCTGATGGCATACTGGGTGACATTGTCAGGCAGCACAAGGTCCCTTGGGGCCTCAACTGTCTTGACGATCTTGTCTTTTCCAGCATAAAATTCTGCAAGGGCCTGCGCAAAGGTTGAATTATGTGTAACAGTGAAATCGCCTAAACAATATAAACCATCTTTATCTAATTCAAAGCCATAATAGTCGCCATATCCGATATCTTCAACTTTTATTCCAGTCCTTAAAACATTCTTAACCTGCTCCCTTGCATGCCCTCGCTTTCTTTTTATCCTTGTCGGTATTTTTGAAATATCGCCTGATATTCTTATTCGATAATATTTTCTATTTTTCACGTATTTGTCATTGCTATATGCCGCAAAACCAACTGACCTTGCGAGGTACAGGATATCATCCTTTAATTTTTCAAATTTTGTAGCAATTTCAAAACAATTTGCATATAAATAGCCATCTGTATCTATCAGACCAGACAAAATTTCCAATCTGGTTCCATAATCATTAATCTTATAAAGATCTGGAATATGTTTGTTCTGCATTATGTTAAGGGCCTTCATTTTATTTAGAAGAGGATTAATTACAACTCCCCCCCGATGGCCAACAGTTAAACCATAAGTTTGACACGTTGTTCCCATTTTGTATGAATGCTGTTTAAGCATCAACCCATTTTCTTGAGCATAATCATCTAAAAAACTTAGAATTTCAATTTCAGAATTGGATATTCTTAAGCTTGCAGAAAGACCGTCCCCTAACCATATTCCTAAAAAATATGGGCTAATTGGGGTTTCTTTTTTCGGAAATTCTATTCCAGTTCTATATCCTTTACAACGCTCTTTAATATGTGGTGGTGAATTTAAGAAATCTTTAACAGATATATTGGTAGTTTTTTCAATTTTACTCGTGCTATATTTCAAAGATAAAATATGGTTTTCATTGACTATGTAAGGGTCCCCCTTTACCGGTTTAACTCTGTACAGTTTACCGTATCCTTTTGTAGTGCTTAACACCTTCCTTGGCTTAGAGTCAGGACCCATGATTAAATCCCCCGCCCTGATATCTTCAACCATTTTTATTTGACCACGGTACATAAGGATGGGTGTACCTTTTCCATGACATTTTCCCATCCCCGGCGCGCCTGCAACCAATATCCCCTCTGCCTGCTCCTCAATCCTTTTGCTGAGCTTTTCAGACAGCTTGTAATCCCCGAGGCCCAATTTCTTGACAGGCCTCACTGCTGTTATTTCCCAGCCATCAGAAAATGGCGGCTTCGTAATAACAATCCTGAACTTGCCAAGCTGCACTATGGTTGAGCCTGGCCTTTCAATCTCAATGAATGCATCTTTCCTGACTCCGGCTTCCTCTATTATTTCCCTGGAAATATCCTGGACTTCCTCCCTTGCGAGGATTTTTTCCCTGACCTTGATGAATTGCCAATTCCCCGGCATTCCTTTCTTTGCAAAAGGCGGCACATTCTCCCTAAGGTGGGCGCTCATAGTGGTCTCATCGAAGAAATCCTCAAGCAGGAGTTTCTTATGCAATGCCTCAATTTTCTCATAGATAAGCCTGACACCCTTGGCTTCTGCAATCTGGGCCTGTATCTTGTCAGCTGTCATAAGCACTGCATCTTCCTCGATAGCAAGCTCCCTGATAATGTAGTCAATCTCACCCAATGATGCATACTTTATTTCAGCTGCAGAAGGCTTTTTTCCCGCGAATCTAATTTCAAAACCATCCTTGACAGAAAGCTGCTTAATCCTTTTTATCTCGTCAATGCCCAAAAAACCCAGGGCCTTGTTCAGGTTGGCCTGATGCTCAAGCTCTGCGAGCACTGCCTCATGTATAATGACTGTGTCTGCCCTGATTTTTCCGTCCCTGATCTTTGCAGACAGAAGGCCTTCAATTATTACTGATGTGTCGGGCACAATTTTTTCATATTTTTCTTTCATTTTATCATCAGATTCCTTTCATATTATAATGCTTTCTAAAATCCATGCAACATGCCTGGCTGAATAACACCCTTTTTAAAACCAAACGGATCAGGCCTTCTTTGGTTGTTTTGGCTTTTTGCCCTGGTCATCCTTGCGCCTGTCACGCAATTCAGGACTTTTTTCCTCATTTTTTGATTCAGGCACCACCACCTTTTCAATTGTCCGCTGAAACGGCTTTATAAGGGAATCGCCTTTAATTTCCCCGGGCTCAATTTCATGGGCAGGTTCCATGGCATCAAGCCCCTTTCCCTCAACTTTCTCCAGATAGTCCTCGGGAACGCCAGCCTTGTGTTTCTTTGGCCTGAAAATGAATCCCAATGCAATTCCAAAGGCAAATGCAATCATGACCACCAATTTTATGTCAAGGGATGAGAAATTCCTGGCGAAGCTGTTCATTTTAAGCTGCAGCCTCTGCAGGAAATTCAGGTTGTCGAACTGCATGGCAAAAGTCTTGCTTCCTGTGAACTTTCTCCCAAGCTTGTCCTCATAGTCCAAGACTATTTCAAAATCATTTTGCCCAGGATTGAGCATGCTGGACTCAAAGCTCACATAGAACTTCCTGTCCTGGCTCATGTTTGGAACCTGCCATGTCCGCTCACCCATCGGCCCGGCCATCCTGACATTGAGATTAACCGGCTCGGAAAAGGAGTCCTTGAGCAGTGTAAATTCCATGGTGTACGATTTTCCAAATTCAAGGGACTCCGGAGTGATGATGCCTTCAGCTGAGACCATTGGAGGGTCAAGCATGGTCAGCGACAGGCCAACTGTCTTTGTGATAAACTCATTCTTTGCGACAATGTCGAGGTTCTTCGCACCCTCGCTTTCAAATTTTATTGCATACGAGACGCTGCCTTTTTCAGCTATTCCCAGATCCAGCATTTTGCAGTCGTTTTCATAGCACATGCTGACATCCTTAAGATAGGCATTGCCTTCATTCCTGATGTCACAATCCATCTTTATGATTTCATCAAGATAGTATTCGCTCTTGTCTGTTTTGCATTCAAGCCCTACGCTCCTGCTGTATGTTTTTTGCCGTTCCTCAATTTTCTGCGCCAGTATGCCATTGATGTATTCCAGGTCAAAGCTTTGGTCCCTGTCGGAAGAGACAAATGTTGCAGTGCCTGTTGCATTTCTTGCACCCTGCACAATTATCCTGAAAGTGTAGATAAATGACTTGTCCAGATTGCTGTCCACTCTCATCACCCAGTAAACTTTCTTTCGCTCCCCGGGCAAAAGGAGGACCTGCTTCTTGGAGTCCCCGACCAATTCCAGCCCACTCGACCTTGAAATTATAACTTCTGTTGGATAATAATAGCTGTTGGGATTGTAGATTTCAGCCTCAATTAGATTATAGGAGCCAAATTTTACCCTGTCTTTCAGTGGAGCCACATCCAGGATCAGGTCTGGATTCAATCTGCTGCCCAAGGAAGCAACTTCAGTCTCGATTTTTAGCCTGTGCGTTTGAATGTCCACCAGCCAGCCGTCCCACCGGTAGTTGACAGTTGGCTCGTTTGAATCAAGGCTTTCCTTTAGCCTGATATGCCCGGCATCCACAAATCCGAACTCACCATATGTTATGTCAAAGGGAATCCACCCATACCCTGGAAAATAGACTTCTGCCCACGCATGCGGCCCAAAATCATTCAGGCTGTTCCAATTCGTGTAGGCAACGCCGCTTATATATCTTGCAGGAATTCCGAGGCTGCGAAGCATGGCCACAAAAAGCGAGGTAAGCTCGTCGCAAACGCCCTCCTTGTTTTCAAGCACCCATGATGCCTTTTGAGAAGCCTCTGCAGTCAGGCTGTCGAGGCTGTATTCTATATTGTTCTGTATCCACTCAGCAACATTGAAGACAACAACATAAAGGTCGCTTTCCCCTTTTGCAAGCTCGCTTGCCTTTTCGATTATTTCCCTTTTTTCCGAATCAATATTCTTTTGCGGGATAACATACTTCTGCAGGTCTTCAGGCAGCTCAAGCAAAGGAAAGGAAATTTTCCTGTCAACTGGCATAAAGCCATACGTGACCTTGACCATGCTGTCCATGGCAAAGCCAACCGAGTCGGTTCCAGGAGGCTCCCAGACATAATTTATTGCAGAATCATTTATGGATGCTTCAGGATTATTGTCCAATTCCAAGACATCCTGGTTCCAGGCATCTTTTGGGAAAAATGTCTGCTCCACTCTCAGCTTGTCGATTCTCCAGTTATTGCCGAGAGGCACAATATCCATGTTTGATGAGATTGCCAGGCTTGCAGTCAGGTCGCTGGCAGTGAAAATCTCATCCTGCGCAAATACGGAGCATGATATAGTGAACAGTAAACAGACTGCTAATGGTATTATAACTGCACCTTTTTTCCCCATGTTGCTTTACCTGCGGCGTGCTTATTAATATTTTTCCCTTCTGCCAAATATCCCCCTCCTTTCAAGAATAAAGCCCGCTGCTATGCTGAATCATAAATCCTTTTCATCAACAGGGCATCCTTCTCAATGTTTGGCGATTCGCTTATCACAACACCCTTTATCCCAAATTCCTTCCACGCCCTGACAAGCTCTGTGTAGTTTAAATCTGATTCCTTAAGCGGGATATGGCTTTTCTCACCTTTATCGCTGTAGGCAACGCCCTGGCAATGGAAATGCACATTTTGCATGGCGCGCTTGCCAAGCTTATTTTCCATCAATGAAAGCACGTCCTCAAACTCCTTTTTTGTATTGTATTTTCCATTGCTTTGCGCATGCAAATGGCTCCAGTCTATGCACGGCAGGACATTGTCAAAATGCGCACACATATCAAGTATTTCCGACAAGTTGCCAAACTGGGCCACCCTGCCGGCAGTTTCCGGCCTAACCCAGATTTCAACGCCGCTGTTTTTCAGCTCCTCGACTATTATGCTTATTGCCTCCTTTACCTTGCTGAATACATCTTTGGGATCCTGCTTTAGGTAATATGCAGGATGGAAGCATACTGAATAGCCTCCGCACAATGATGTTATTTTTGCAGACTGGACAATCCTGGAAATAGAGGCATGCCATTTTGGCTTTTCAACGGCATTCAGATTTATGTAATAAGGCGCATGGCAGGTCAGAACAACGTTGTTTTTTTTTGCTATTTCATTGATTTCTGGAGCCTTTTCTTTTGTGATATTTACAGAGTGCACAAATTCAAGCTCCATAGCCCCCAGGCCAAGCTCTTTCACTTTAGAAATCCCATTTGGAGTTGTCCTTGGATTAGCTGCTATCGGGATTCCGGCAGTCCCAAAAAGCAGGGAGTTTATTTTTAATTTCATTTTTAACAATGCTGTCCTTGAACTGGAATATTGAGCTGCCAACTGTCAGGGGAGAATCAGTATGTCCCCCTCAGCTTTTCAGCTTCGAGCACTCGCCTTACGGCGACTATGTAAGCCGCATTCCGCATGCTGCACTTATGGTGCTTTGACTTGTCATAGACCTCCCTGAATGCAGTTGTCATTATCCTGTCAAGGCGCCTCAGCACTGCCTCCTGCTTCCACTTGTAGTTATAGTGATTTTGCACAGTTTCAAAATAGCTCACAACCACTCCTCCAGCATTTGCCAGGATGTCCGGCACTACAACAATCCCTTTAGCGTCCAGAATTTCATCGGCTTCGGTTGTAACAGGCGCATTGGCAAGCTCCATCACAATCTTGGCTTTAATCTTGTCCGCATTTGATTTTGTAATCTGGCTGCTTAAGGCAGCGGGGATAAGAACATCACAATCCAGCTCCAAAAGCTGCTCATTTGTGACTCTTGCGCTCCCCGGAAATCCAATCACAGTGCCAATTTTTTCCTTGAAAGCGAGCAATGACTTGATGTCCAGACCATCATTGCTGAAAATGCCGCCTTTGGAATCACTGATACCAATTATTTTATGGCCCCATCCTGATAATATGCTTGCGAGGTTAGAGCCTGCATTGCCAAATCCCTGTATAACAATTTTTAGCTCCTTGTCGAGGCCCATTTCCTTGACCATCTCCTTGAAAACAGCTGCGCATCCATAAGAAGTCGAATAGTCCCTGACTTCGCTTCCGCCCAATGGCTTCGGCTTGCCTGTTATCACACCTGGCCGATGCTCGAAATAAATTTTCTCATATTCATCCTGCATCCAGGCCATTATTTGCGGCGTAGTGTAAACATCAGGGGCGGGAATGTCAATGTTCGGGCCAATAAACCTGTGGATTCCACGTATGTAGCCCCTGCTCAGCCGCTCAAGCTCACCTATGGAAAGCTCCTTTGGATTGACAACAACGCCCCCTTTGGCGCCACCGAATGGAATATCAACGCAGGCGCATTTCAATGTCATGAGAAATGCAAGGGTCTTAACCTCCTCCAAATCAACGTCGGGGTGGAACCTGATTCCCCCTTTTGTCGGGCCGCGCGCATCATTGAACTGGACCCTGTGCGCCACAAACCTGCTGACAGTGCCCTTGTCCATGCGCACGGGTATTATAAATGTGAAGCTTCTTGTTGGCTGCTTGAGAATATCTATTTCAGCAGGCGAAAGCTCAATTATGGAGGCCACCTTGTCTAGCTGGGACATGCAGTGTATGCAGACATTCTGCATATCCTTCACCATCCTGATATTTTCGTCAATCTCTCCCTGTTTTTTCGGCATGCCAAACCCTCCTCTTTTTTAGTGCATTTCCTTCGGTTTAAATAGGTTTACCTTAACCAATAAAAATTTGACATGTCAGAAATCGACTTCGCACGCTCCGAGCTTTAGCTCGGTGAAAGAATATCGATTTCTGAGCATGATGGAAATCTTCGATTTCCAGCATCCCTTTAGCAGGCAGTTCTTGACATATTAAACACATTAGTAACATTTATATAACTTATCGGGCTAAGCATTCCAGCTTCTTTTTTTGCGTTGCACAATAATGTGGGGCATGCAGTATCCCTCGCATCTGCTTGCAAACCAAGGCAATAGTGAATAGGGGCGAGCAAATTGGCACAAGGGCCTGAATCCAAGAACAAGAATGAGCAACACCAAAAAAATATGGAAGGCGAAGGGCAGGTTTACAACAGGGTTTGAAATGGAGATGTTTACCCTGGACAAGGAAGGCCATGTTGTCTATGAGCAGGACTACATTATATCCCGTGCCAAGAAATATTTCAAGGATGTTTCAGTTGTCAAGGAAGTTGGCAAGCACATGGTAGAAGTTGGCTCCCAGCCGAGCTCTGACCTTAGGACATCCTTTAACCACATATTATACACCCTTGAAAAAACATGGGAAGTTGCTGAGAAAAAGAACCTGCTATTATACCCATTTGCCACTTACCCAGGAGAGTTCAATCCCGAGATAAACTCAAGCTTTTGGTATGACATCAGAAAAAAGATTCTAGGCGAAGAAAAGTTCAAGATGAGCGGCCTATGCCTGGGCTTTCATTTTCATTTTGCAGTCCCCAAGAATATTTTTAGCAGGAAAAAGAGGGTAATTGTCACACTGCCGGACAAAAAAGAGCAGCAATCCTTTATCAGCGGCTATAATTTTCTCATTGCAGCTGACCCTGTTGTGACAACCTTTATGCAATCCTCCCCTTATATCCAGGGGACGTACCTTGCCAAGGATTCCAGGATGCTTTTTTACAGAGGCGGGGAAAACCTCAAATTCAATGGGCTTTACAATGACTTCCAGATATTCGGCGGGCTTCAAAGCTATATCTACACAATAACAGACCTGGCCAAGCTAATACAAAAGAGATATGATCTCTTAAAAAGCCAGCTCATCCACTGGGGGTTTGACCCACGGCTTATCAAGAAATATGCAAAAAAGCTGGACACTGCATGGAACCCGGTGAAAGTCAACAAGCACGGCACTTATGAACAGAGGGGGATGGACATGAACCTCCCAAGCTACTGCTTAAGCGTCAGCGCATTATTGCAGCTGGCGCTAAAAAGAATTGTCGAAGAGCACATTGCTGTTGTGCCTTCGGATGTCGGCATTTACAGGCCATTTAAGCTCGAAGGCAAGAAGCTTCATATCCCCCCAATCAGCATCGTACAGGAGAATCTCCAGCATCTTTCAGCAACCGAAGGGCTGTCAAACATTAAAATTCTCAGGTATTGCAAAGCCCTGGTGCAATTTGCGCAGGCCGGGGACAACCAAGACCAAAAAAGATTCATGACCAGGATTAGCAGCATGCTTTCGGAAAAAAAGACCATTTCCGACAAGATAATTGAGAAAATCAAAAGCCTTGGCTTTGATGATTCCATAACGGCGGATGCAGCCGCGACCCTGGCAGAGGGGTATGCCTATGAATTTTTGGATGATATCGATTACACCAAAGCTCTTCTTTCCTGAGCCTGGCAATGCCTGCTCAATTCTGCGCCTTTAGCTCTTTGGCCTTCAGCATGACAAAGGCCTTCAATTCCTTTGGCCAATTTGCCTCTATCTCATCTTTGTACTCTTCAATTGATGCAAGGACCCTCTCATCAATATTTTTCTCGCCTTTAATCATCTTCATGATTTCCATCTTGGCAAAGCCAGGCACATTCTTGGTTTCCCAAAGCTGCTGCTTAAGGAGCTGAGTCTGGCTGTCCTGCCTTGCCTCCTGCTTTTCCACCATTTCTCTCCAGAACTCCTCATAATTGAAATTTTCAGCGCTGATTCTCTTCGGAGGAGAAACATCCTTGTGATTCTTGGCAATCTTGGCAAGTATCATCTCATGCATTCTCCTAAGGAATTCCACCTTGTCCTCAATTGTGAGCACATCCATGTGGCCTTCAAGCAGCAGGCCAAATGCAAAGGGAGAAGGTATTGTCACAGTCTTTTCCACGACTTTTATTTTTCCCTCTTCCATAAGGCCGATCACCTGCTTTGTGCTTTGGATATCCATCAGGTCTTCCAATACCTCCCTTTTTGCTTCCTTAAGTATGCAGAAATCCTGGCTTACCCTTCTCACAGCACTTATCAGCAGCTGGCTTGACATCTGTTGCCTTCCAACCTTCTTTGTCCTGCCCATGTAATTTCTC of Candidatus Woesearchaeota archaeon contains these proteins:
- a CDS encoding Glu/Leu/Phe/Val dehydrogenase, translated to MQNVCIHCMSQLDKVASIIELSPAEIDILKQPTRSFTFIIPVRMDKGTVSRFVAHRVQFNDARGPTKGGIRFHPDVDLEEVKTLAFLMTLKCACVDIPFGGAKGGVVVNPKELSIGELERLSRGYIRGIHRFIGPNIDIPAPDVYTTPQIMAWMQDEYEKIYFEHRPGVITGKPKPLGGSEVRDYSTSYGCAAVFKEMVKEMGLDKELKIVIQGFGNAGSNLASILSGWGHKIIGISDSKGGIFSNDGLDIKSLLAFKEKIGTVIGFPGSARVTNEQLLELDCDVLIPAALSSQITKSNADKIKAKIVMELANAPVTTEADEILDAKGIVVVPDILANAGGVVVSYFETVQNHYNYKWKQEAVLRRLDRIMTTAFREVYDKSKHHKCSMRNAAYIVAVRRVLEAEKLRGTY
- a CDS encoding group II intron reverse transcriptase domain-containing protein, translating into DPKTRKISKSDFRDRVVHHALCNIIEPIFEKTFIHDSYANRKGKGTLKALQRFDYFKRKVSRNNTLKRYILKADIKKYFENIDHKILMGAIKKRIKDQRILWLIKQILANHILPKEGKKGMPLGNLTSQFFANVYLNELDYFVKHKLKVNYYIRYVDDFVILGNNKWNLEACKSEINNFLKASLKIELHPDKSKISLVMQGTTFLGFKIFYYHKLLKKSNIRKFRINLSQLCAKYYSKLVSYDAIYDFIEGWLSYSRWASTFIMRKNILSIFRGQFTNEISTKEYNIQIRKYCPA
- a CDS encoding TIM barrel protein — translated: MKLKINSLLFGTAGIPIAANPRTTPNGISKVKELGLGAMELEFVHSVNITKEKAPEINEIAKKNNVVLTCHAPYYINLNAVEKPKWHASISRIVQSAKITSLCGGYSVCFHPAYYLKQDPKDVFSKVKEAISIIVEELKNSGVEIWVRPETAGRVAQFGNLSEILDMCAHFDNVLPCIDWSHLHAQSNGKYNTKKEFEDVLSLMENKLGKRAMQNVHFHCQGVAYSDKGEKSHIPLKESDLNYTELVRAWKEFGIKGVVISESPNIEKDALLMKRIYDSA
- a CDS encoding transglutaminase domain-containing protein, which gives rise to MGKKGAVIIPLAVCLLFTISCSVFAQDEIFTASDLTASLAISSNMDIVPLGNNWRIDKLRVEQTFFPKDAWNQDVLELDNNPEASINDSAINYVWEPPGTDSVGFAMDSMVKVTYGFMPVDRKISFPLLELPEDLQKYVIPQKNIDSEKREIIEKASELAKGESDLYVVVFNVAEWIQNNIEYSLDSLTAEASQKASWVLENKEGVCDELTSLFVAMLRSLGIPARYISGVAYTNWNSLNDFGPHAWAEVYFPGYGWIPFDITYGEFGFVDAGHIRLKESLDSNEPTVNYRWDGWLVDIQTHRLKIETEVASLGSRLNPDLILDVAPLKDRVKFGSYNLIEAEIYNPNSYYYPTEVIISRSSGLELVGDSKKQVLLLPGERKKVYWVMRVDSNLDKSFIYTFRIIVQGARNATGTATFVSSDRDQSFDLEYINGILAQKIEERQKTYSRSVGLECKTDKSEYYLDEIIKMDCDIRNEGNAYLKDVSMCYENDCKMLDLGIAEKGSVSYAIKFESEGAKNLDIVAKNEFITKTVGLSLTMLDPPMVSAEGIITPESLEFGKSYTMEFTLLKDSFSEPVNLNVRMAGPMGERTWQVPNMSQDRKFYVSFESSMLNPGQNDFEIVLDYEDKLGRKFTGSKTFAMQFDNLNFLQRLQLKMNSFARNFSSLDIKLVVMIAFAFGIALGFIFRPKKHKAGVPEDYLEKVEGKGLDAMEPAHEIEPGEIKGDSLIKPFQRTIEKVVVPESKNEEKSPELRDRRKDDQGKKPKQPKKA